One stretch of Candidatus Bathyarchaeia archaeon DNA includes these proteins:
- a CDS encoding AAA family ATPase, which yields MSASQELERVATAYALEAVKMDKQGNKGRAITLYQKAIESLLQLVQLYPEYGLNKVYVQRAIAYQERIKALQGAVSVRGVRHEMEEQTVEEDGVERAAPAGEPDGEELIVTEKPHVTWDEVVGLEPAKKAVKEAIVYPVQRPDLFPLGWPRGILLFGPPGCGKTLLAAAVATEIDGNFYSIDAASIMSKWLGEAEQNVAKLFGSARKSSLDGKPAIVFVDELDSLMGTHSNEVGGEIRVKNQFLKEMDGIMDKGKQLHVYVIGATNKPWDLDWAFIRRFQKRILVPLPDHNTRVNMLKFYTGNLQTEKDVDLHELARLSEGFSGSDIRDVCQSAQLSLIGEFFESGKALDKAAKPRPLIMNDFRQIFDARKPSVSMDMLALYTRWFEAFKAL from the coding sequence ATGAGCGCTTCACAAGAACTTGAAAGAGTAGCAACAGCTTACGCATTAGAAGCCGTGAAAATGGACAAGCAAGGCAACAAAGGCCGAGCTATAACTCTGTACCAGAAAGCCATCGAAAGCCTGCTTCAACTTGTCCAACTTTATCCGGAATACGGCTTAAACAAAGTCTATGTGCAACGAGCCATCGCATACCAAGAACGAATTAAAGCCCTGCAGGGTGCTGTTTCGGTTCGGGGTGTGCGGCATGAGATGGAAGAGCAGACAGTCGAGGAAGACGGTGTAGAACGCGCTGCACCTGCAGGCGAACCCGACGGTGAAGAGCTCATAGTTACGGAGAAGCCCCATGTTACGTGGGACGAAGTTGTAGGTTTAGAACCCGCCAAGAAAGCCGTTAAAGAAGCTATTGTTTACCCTGTGCAGCGGCCTGACCTGTTTCCGTTGGGTTGGCCGCGTGGAATTCTGCTTTTTGGTCCTCCTGGTTGCGGTAAGACGTTGCTGGCTGCGGCAGTTGCCACAGAGATAGATGGAAACTTTTACAGCATTGATGCGGCGTCCATTATGAGCAAGTGGCTGGGCGAGGCAGAGCAGAATGTCGCGAAGCTGTTTGGTTCTGCACGTAAAAGCTCCCTTGATGGTAAACCTGCCATCGTGTTCGTGGACGAGTTAGACTCCCTGATGGGCACTCATTCTAATGAGGTGGGCGGCGAAATCCGTGTTAAGAACCAGTTCCTCAAAGAAATGGACGGCATCATGGACAAAGGCAAGCAACTGCACGTTTACGTCATCGGCGCCACGAACAAGCCTTGGGATTTGGATTGGGCGTTTATTCGCCGGTTCCAGAAGCGTATTTTGGTGCCGTTGCCTGACCACAATACACGTGTAAACATGCTCAAGTTCTACACTGGGAACCTTCAGACTGAAAAAGATGTAGACCTGCATGAGTTGGCAAGGCTTAGCGAGGGCTTCTCAGGCAGCGACATACGGGACGTTTGCCAGTCAGCGCAGCTTTCCCTTATCGGAGAATTCTTCGAGTCAGGCAAAGCCTTAGACAAAGCCGCAAAGCCAAGACCCTTAATCATGAATGATTTCAGACAGATATTTGATGCGCGAAAACCCAGTGTTTCCATGGATATGCTGGCGTTGTA
- a CDS encoding aldo/keto reductase, producing the protein MQYRTVPKNGDKLSALGFGAMRLPVKGQNIDEPRAISQIRYAIDHGVNYLDSAPPYHGGESEKLLGKALQDGYRAKVKIATKLTSFMLSKAEDMQKMLNTQLQKLQTDHIDYYLLHGLEERSWRKLQGFDALKFLDKAQAEGKIVNQGFSFHGSLKTFREIVDANYWAMCQIQYNILDENLQAGTAGLKYASSKKLAVMVMEPLRGGALACDPPREVKQIYDKTEKRLSPAEWALRWVWNHPEVTVVLSGMNDEKQIVENIRTAETALPNSLKADELSVIGNVAKAYRRLTKIPCTGCQYCMPCPSGVNIPGSFQIYNDMCMFGDEQKTRSKYAMILMGGLHGKRSDPALCQDCKTCVERCPQHIDIPQQLKQVVENIGGPETEAIFARQKSAQLQKPAKPIREKP; encoded by the coding sequence ATGCAGTACCGAACAGTACCAAAAAACGGCGACAAACTCTCTGCGTTAGGTTTTGGAGCCATGCGATTGCCAGTAAAAGGGCAAAACATCGACGAGCCACGCGCGATAAGCCAAATTCGCTACGCAATTGACCACGGCGTTAACTACCTTGATTCTGCCCCGCCGTACCATGGCGGCGAGAGCGAAAAACTGCTCGGAAAAGCCTTGCAGGACGGTTACCGCGCAAAAGTGAAAATCGCCACCAAACTCACCTCATTCATGTTAAGCAAAGCCGAAGACATGCAGAAAATGCTAAACACCCAACTGCAGAAACTCCAAACTGACCACATCGACTACTACCTGCTGCATGGGTTGGAGGAACGGTCTTGGCGAAAACTTCAAGGCTTTGACGCTTTGAAGTTCTTGGATAAGGCTCAGGCGGAAGGAAAAATCGTTAACCAGGGTTTCTCGTTTCATGGGTCACTTAAAACCTTCAGAGAAATTGTGGACGCTAACTATTGGGCAATGTGTCAGATACAGTATAACATTTTGGATGAGAACCTCCAAGCCGGAACAGCGGGGCTAAAATATGCCTCGTCCAAGAAGCTTGCGGTTATGGTTATGGAGCCGTTAAGGGGTGGAGCGTTGGCTTGCGACCCGCCCCGAGAAGTGAAACAGATTTATGACAAGACAGAAAAACGGCTGTCGCCTGCAGAGTGGGCTTTGCGTTGGGTTTGGAATCACCCTGAGGTAACGGTGGTGCTTTCGGGCATGAACGATGAGAAGCAGATTGTAGAGAACATTCGAACTGCCGAAACAGCGTTGCCCAACTCCCTGAAAGCAGATGAATTATCCGTTATCGGAAACGTGGCAAAAGCTTACCGGCGGCTAACAAAGATTCCCTGCACGGGCTGCCAATATTGTATGCCTTGCCCATCTGGGGTAAACATACCCGGCAGTTTCCAAATATACAATGATATGTGCATGTTTGGGGATGAGCAAAAAACCCGCAGCAAGTACGCTATGATACTGATGGGTGGCTTACATGGAAAACGTTCAGACCCCGCTCTGTGTCAAGACTGCAAAACCTGTGTGGAACGCTGCCCCCAACACATAGATATCCCCCAACAACTCAAACAGGTCGTCGAAAACATTGGCGGTCCAGAGACTGAGGCGATTTTTGCACGGCAAAAAAGTGCGCAACTACAAAAACCTGCAAAACCCATTAGAGAAAAGCCGTGA
- a CDS encoding Snf7 family protein gives MKVLARHAPPPVKELATKSIYTLRVQQNKLEQASYRLKERDKVLFETCMSALKKNNKERASVCANELAEVRKLLKFLYNVQLAIERVVLRLETIKELSEIVVDLKPALKLLQNVSQELFQVLPDVSAELNTVQTTISETLYATKVTSDADAVIPVGNKTEGGEEILKEVSNFLEQKLADTLPEPPATEPKATVAPKAAPVRELVALSASNSQAVGRKSKVDSSRSAPQTTFSYRKQEIKEFSLTVDKSSIEDLLLEYVRKSNGEIDLTRCSSELNTSNKEIEKALESLGNKGRIKIELRPPE, from the coding sequence ATTAAAGTTTTAGCCCGCCACGCTCCTCCTCCCGTCAAAGAACTAGCAACTAAATCAATTTACACGCTTCGAGTTCAGCAAAACAAGCTGGAGCAGGCTAGCTACCGCCTTAAAGAACGCGATAAAGTGCTTTTCGAAACCTGCATGAGCGCGTTGAAAAAGAATAACAAAGAACGCGCGTCGGTTTGCGCTAATGAACTCGCTGAAGTCCGTAAGCTACTCAAGTTTCTATACAATGTTCAGTTAGCTATAGAACGCGTTGTGCTTAGACTTGAAACCATCAAGGAACTCAGCGAAATCGTTGTGGACCTTAAGCCTGCGTTGAAGCTGTTGCAGAATGTATCGCAGGAGCTTTTCCAAGTGTTACCCGACGTGTCCGCAGAGCTTAACACAGTCCAAACCACCATCAGCGAGACGCTTTACGCCACCAAAGTTACTTCTGATGCAGACGCTGTGATTCCAGTCGGAAACAAAACAGAGGGCGGCGAAGAAATCCTCAAAGAAGTTTCAAACTTCTTGGAGCAGAAACTCGCCGATACTCTGCCTGAACCGCCTGCAACGGAGCCGAAAGCCACTGTTGCACCCAAAGCAGCCCCCGTGAGAGAGCTTGTTGCTCTGTCGGCTTCGAATTCGCAGGCGGTTGGACGTAAGTCGAAGGTCGATTCCTCGCGGAGTGCACCTCAGACCACGTTTTCCTATCGGAAACAGGAAATCAAGGAGTTCTCGTTGACCGTTGATAAGTCCTCAATTGAGGATTTGCTGTTGGAGTACGTTCGTAAGAGTAATGGTGAAATAGACCTTACACGTTGTTCCAGTGAGTTAAACACTTCAAACAAGGAAATTGAGAAAGCCCTTGAAAGCTTAGGCAACAAGGGACGTATAAAAATTGAACTGAGACCGCCAGAATAA
- a CDS encoding CdvA-like protein, translated as MSQTSPSNLFLSIGKPVKDEYGRLVGRIISFATTPSGKFEAAFIEQSDGRFTKQPMEYLIFNGADVIFISKIKAKAAIFCDQIPFIWRKDKALKDLAEKRKIAQVLYTELHSNFSTVLSQLRKDAQLLLDEAAQGINRCEDEIQALSYGVLHLELEHEIGKINDEAYRNGFSMLQETLKRTAAEKADLESIKTKLSNMLIGESPVVAEPKLPEQKPLPEQKPPVYNEPAQESPRPVAAPEPEAPELPEPPVVVYVKEVGKAGI; from the coding sequence ATGTCTCAAACATCCCCATCCAATCTTTTTCTTTCAATTGGTAAACCAGTGAAAGACGAATACGGCCGTTTAGTTGGGAGAATAATCTCTTTCGCCACCACGCCAAGTGGAAAGTTCGAAGCAGCATTTATCGAACAAAGCGATGGCAGATTCACAAAGCAGCCCATGGAGTACCTCATATTCAATGGCGCTGATGTCATATTCATTTCAAAAATTAAGGCTAAAGCCGCAATCTTCTGCGACCAGATTCCGTTTATATGGCGCAAAGACAAAGCCCTAAAGGACTTGGCTGAAAAACGAAAAATCGCCCAAGTTCTATACACAGAGCTCCACAGCAACTTCTCTACAGTCCTAAGCCAGCTGCGCAAAGACGCTCAGCTGCTGTTGGACGAAGCCGCTCAGGGAATTAACCGATGTGAAGATGAAATTCAAGCTTTAAGCTACGGTGTTTTACACTTGGAGTTAGAGCACGAAATCGGGAAAATCAACGACGAAGCATACCGCAACGGCTTTAGTATGCTTCAGGAAACCCTGAAACGTACTGCCGCCGAAAAAGCTGACTTGGAATCAATTAAGACCAAGCTTTCCAACATGCTCATCGGGGAATCCCCAGTTGTTGCTGAACCCAAGTTGCCCGAACAAAAACCATTGCCTGAACAGAAACCCCCAGTTTACAATGAACCCGCTCAAGAATCACCTCGCCCGGTAGCAGCTCCAGAGCCTGAAGCGCCAGAGCTCCCAGAACCCCCCGTTGTAGTTTACGTCAAAGAAGTCGGAAAGGCTGGAATATAG
- a CDS encoding Snf7 family protein: protein MSERFAKKWESKREETPFTNRIKDAVKPPGPLKPRLDFAVRRIDLQVQKLDQATDRFSQRDKAIFARIVDAYTKHDTARANVFANELAEVRKMSRLIINAKLALEQITLRLRTVSELGDVVSTLGPAVGVLRSVRSGLVSVFPEAENELGEIGNMLSGIMIEAGQGSGMTLNFDTVNDDASKILAEAATVAEQKIKDRFPDLPPSMPAAPSSRTEQTTQGF, encoded by the coding sequence TTGTCTGAAAGGTTCGCTAAAAAATGGGAAAGTAAACGGGAAGAAACACCGTTCACTAATCGCATAAAAGACGCCGTGAAGCCACCAGGCCCCCTGAAGCCACGTTTAGATTTCGCCGTTAGACGTATTGATCTCCAAGTCCAAAAACTCGACCAAGCAACCGACAGATTCAGCCAACGTGACAAAGCAATCTTCGCCCGCATCGTTGACGCCTACACCAAACACGACACTGCACGCGCAAACGTCTTTGCTAATGAACTAGCTGAAGTCCGGAAAATGTCCAGATTAATCATTAACGCGAAGCTTGCCCTTGAACAAATAACATTAAGATTACGAACAGTATCAGAACTTGGCGATGTAGTTTCCACTCTGGGACCAGCAGTGGGAGTTCTACGGTCCGTCAGATCAGGATTAGTCAGCGTGTTCCCCGAAGCAGAAAATGAACTCGGAGAAATAGGCAACATGCTCAGCGGAATAATGATCGAAGCAGGACAAGGTTCAGGAATGACCCTCAACTTCGACACAGTTAACGACGATGCATCCAAGATCCTTGCTGAAGCCGCAACTGTTGCAGAACAAAAAATCAAAGACCGCTTCCCCGACCTGCCACCAAGCATGCCCGCAGCGCCCTCGTCCCGCACCGAGCAAACAACACAAGGATTCTAA